The nucleotide sequence ACGGTCGTACGCCCTGAAGTCCCAGTGGTCAAGAATACCGCCTGGGTTCGCAATCCGATCGACGCCTGGATCTCTGCAGGGCACGAACGACACGGTTTGACCCCTCAGCCAGAAGCCCCTCGAATCGTCCTGCTCAGACGACTGTCGATGGATCTGATCGGCCTCCCTCCCACGGCCGAAGAAATTGCCGCATTTGAATCCGACACATCACCACAGTGGTACGAAAAAGCGGTTAATCGACTGCTGGAAGACCCTCGTCACGGCGAACGCTGGGGCCGCCACTGGATGGATATCTGGCGCTACAGCGACTGGTGGGGACTGGGCGATCAACTCCGAAACAGCGACCGACATATCTGGCACTGGCGTGACTGGATTGTGGAATCCCTCAATCGCGACACGCCCTACGATGAGATGCTCCGTTTGATGCTCGCCGCCGATGAAATCGCTCCCGACGACCCTGATAAACTCCGCGCGACGGGGTTCCTGGTTCGAAATTTCTTCATCTTCAACCGTAATAAATGGATGGAGGAAACCGTCGAGCACGTCAGCAAGTCCATGCTGGGGCTGACGATGAATTGCTCCAAATGTCATGATCACAAGTTCGACCCGGTTTCGCAGGTCGACTACTACAAAATGCGTTCCTTCTTCGAGCCCTATCTCACTCGCATCGACATGGTTCCGGGGGAGATCGATTTCAACAAAAATGGCATCCCCCGCGCTTTTGACGGTCTGCCAGACATCCCCACCTACCGATTCATTCGAGGGGACGAGGCGCAGCCCGATAAGGGGACGGCGATTCATCCCGGTGTTCCCGAGCTGCTGGCTTTCGATGAACTCAAGATCGAGCCGGTCAGTCTCACTCCCACCGCATCACAGCCGGGACTGCGTCCCTGGGTGATGGAAAACTATGTGGCGGCTGCGCGGCAGAAGCTTCAGTCCGCGGAAGCAAAGCGGCAGGCAGCCCTGCAGGTTCTGGAACGAGCCACGACCACCTCTGCAGAGGCGGCATCGGACGCACCTCGGCCAATTCAAGAAACATTCGAGACGCTGGATCCGGCCCGCTGGAGACTTGACGGCAAAGGCTGGGTCCATTCACCGGGAAAACTCGAGCAAACAAAAGACGGCCTCGATCAACCGACGGTCACGTTACTGGAGCGCGCTCCCGATAACTTCAAGGCGGTATTGCGATTTACGATCAACGGCGGAAGCCAGTGGCAAAGCTTGGGAATCGTGTTCGACACGACCAGTTCCGAGAACTTTCCCGGTGGTGCATCCGAGACCAGCCAGCAACTTTACGTCAGTGCATCATTGGCCGATCCCAAAGTTCAATTCTCGTACCGCACGGGGGGAGAATGGAGTTACCCGGGAGACGGCAGGAAGTCGATGTCCTTCGAGCTCGGTCGCGAATATGTCTTGGAGCTTCGGGTTCGAGGATCACTGATTAACGCCGCGATCGACGGAGAACATCTCCTGGCGTACCGCACTCCGCTACCTCGACGTCAGGGATCGCTGCGGTTAATGACGTTTGATGCCCTCGCCACTTTTCATGAGTTCCAGCTCTCCGAACTGCCTGGGAATGAGCTGCTGACAGACCCGATGGGGAAATCCCTGGGAAGCGACCAGAATGACTTCGAACTGGCCGACGCCGAACTGAAGATCGCCCGGGCCGAACTCTCCAGTGTCGAAACTCGCGTGGCAGCCACGCGGGCATTGCAGGAAAACGCCGCTCAAGATCTGCAAATGGCCAGAAAGGCCACCGCGATTGAAGCGGAGCGGCACCTCGCGATCGCTCAAGCCGAACGTGACGTGCTCCTCGCGCAGCACGCTCACGCAAGTGCCAATGATGCCAAGAAAGAAGAGGCGCAGAAGAAACTCGACGAAGCCCGGAAGAAGCTGACCGACGCAGAATCCCTGGCACAGTCGCCGATCAAGGAAGGCGATGCTTACACCCCATTCACGGGGACCCGCTGGACTGCCACACGGTTTCGAAATACAGGAGCCGATGATCCCTCACCGACCTTACCAAGCCATAGTACGGGTCGACGTCTGGCACTGGCGAAGTGGATAACGGACAAACGTAATCCGCTCACCGCGCGTGTGGCCGTCAACCATCTGTGGAACAGGCATTTTGGTACGCCACTCGCCCCAGCCCCCTTTGACCTGGGAAGAAACAGTCCCGCACCAGCAGATCCTCAACTGGTCGATTGGCTCGCTTCGGAGCTGATGGAACAGGGGTGGAGCCTGAAGACCCTGCATCGATTGATTGTTATGTCGTCGACTTACCGGATGAGTTCCTCAGTCGTCGACGCGGAAGACTGCCTCAAGAAAGATCCCGACAACCGCTACTGGTGGCGACGAACCCCGATCCGAATTGAGTCCCAAGCGGTCCGGGATTCCATTCTCAGCCTCACGGGAACGCTCGACCCCACCATGGGGGGGCCCTCTGTCATGCCCGCACAGCAAGCTGACTCAAAACGTCGCAGCATGTACTTTTTCCATTCGAATAATGAACGGAATCTGTTCCTGACAACGTTTGATGAAGCAGACGTGGGCGAGTGCTACCGCCGGGAGCAAAGCATTGTTCCGCAGCAGGCCTTGGCCATGACGAACAGCGGCCTGGTGCTGGACTCAGCCCGGCAGATTGCCGAGCGTGTCTCACAGCAAGCGACCGATGACACGGAGTTTATCAAACGGGCCTTCACTCTGGTCCTGTGTATGCACCCCAACGAGGCAGAAATCGCAGCCAGCCTGAACGCCATGAAACGCTGGAAGAGTGAGAATGCGGAGTCGGTGGATCCGTCTCGAGCCAATCTGGTCTGGATTCTGATGAATCACAACGACTTCGTCACGCTTCGCTGAACCGTCTGGAAAGGATCACTCATGATAACGTCACCATTTCATTCATCCCTTCCTCGACGAGCGTTCCTCTCTGACTTGGGAATGGGTTTTACGGGACTGGCTCTCGGCGCCATGCTGCATCGGGATGGAGTCGCCCGCGCCGACTGGGCTCCCCCAACGGGGACGCCCCATTTCCCACCCAAGGCGAAAAGCGTGATCTGGCTGTTCATGAACGGCGGGGTCAGCCACATGGAAAGCTTTGATCCGAAGCCCATGCTGACTCAGTACGGCGGAAAGACGATCGCCGAAACACCGTTCGCCGACACGCAAGACCCCAAGAAACTGGCCATCG is from Schlesneria sp. DSM 10557 and encodes:
- a CDS encoding DUF1553 domain-containing protein — encoded protein: MRISLQRWFFATCWFNLISLAAAADDGVNYQTQVKPLLKGRCYACHGGLKQAGGLRLDTARLILKGSDSGKVITPGESADSSLLLERVAATDTSVRMPPEHEGEPLKEEEIALLRKWIAAGAPAPDDEQPESDPTEHWSFRTVVRPEVPVVKNTAWVRNPIDAWISAGHERHGLTPQPEAPRIVLLRRLSMDLIGLPPTAEEIAAFESDTSPQWYEKAVNRLLEDPRHGERWGRHWMDIWRYSDWWGLGDQLRNSDRHIWHWRDWIVESLNRDTPYDEMLRLMLAADEIAPDDPDKLRATGFLVRNFFIFNRNKWMEETVEHVSKSMLGLTMNCSKCHDHKFDPVSQVDYYKMRSFFEPYLTRIDMVPGEIDFNKNGIPRAFDGLPDIPTYRFIRGDEAQPDKGTAIHPGVPELLAFDELKIEPVSLTPTASQPGLRPWVMENYVAAARQKLQSAEAKRQAALQVLERATTTSAEAASDAPRPIQETFETLDPARWRLDGKGWVHSPGKLEQTKDGLDQPTVTLLERAPDNFKAVLRFTINGGSQWQSLGIVFDTTSSENFPGGASETSQQLYVSASLADPKVQFSYRTGGEWSYPGDGRKSMSFELGREYVLELRVRGSLINAAIDGEHLLAYRTPLPRRQGSLRLMTFDALATFHEFQLSELPGNELLTDPMGKSLGSDQNDFELADAELKIARAELSSVETRVAATRALQENAAQDLQMARKATAIEAERHLAIAQAERDVLLAQHAHASANDAKKEEAQKKLDEARKKLTDAESLAQSPIKEGDAYTPFTGTRWTATRFRNTGADDPSPTLPSHSTGRRLALAKWITDKRNPLTARVAVNHLWNRHFGTPLAPAPFDLGRNSPAPADPQLVDWLASELMEQGWSLKTLHRLIVMSSTYRMSSSVVDAEDCLKKDPDNRYWWRRTPIRIESQAVRDSILSLTGTLDPTMGGPSVMPAQQADSKRRSMYFFHSNNERNLFLTTFDEADVGECYRREQSIVPQQALAMTNSGLVLDSARQIAERVSQQATDDTEFIKRAFTLVLCMHPNEAEIAASLNAMKRWKSENAESVDPSRANLVWILMNHNDFVTLR